A DNA window from Arachis hypogaea cultivar Tifrunner chromosome 18, arahy.Tifrunner.gnm2.J5K5, whole genome shotgun sequence contains the following coding sequences:
- the LOC112772857 gene encoding uncharacterized protein — MLGLSYGEILLLIGVTAAVIGPKDLPIIARTAGRLAGRAVGYVQLARGQFDSVMQQTQARQVHKELQDTMAQLDAIRHEIRSISLINPGPMTRRLVDNPDQTSIPNGTKKAEDVGENKSIPPATTNSTPTVIKDSPLLASSNSCNMQSQATTYARLAESAIIKNSLAASSTEPQKIKPELQHTVLPISAESAGLLPNRSADVKGSDIVLEAIVEAEVAHNAKEFFSQPQNQT; from the exons ATGCTGGGACTCTCATATGGAGAAATACTTCTGTTGATTGGAGTCACTGCTGCTGTAATTG GCCCAAAAGATTTGCCAATCATAGCCAGAACAGCTGGGAGGCTAGCTGGTCGCGCTGTTGGATATGTACAATTGGCTCGCGGCCAATTTGACAGCGTTATGCAGCAAACCCAAGCTCGCCAG GTTCACAAGGAACTGCAGGACACAATGGCACAGCTCGATGCTATTCGTCATGAAATTAGAAGTATATCACTCATAAATCCCGGCCCTATGACCCGCAGGCTTGTGGATAATCCTGACCAGACATCTATTCCAAATG GCACCAAAAAAGCCGAAGACGTTGGAGAGAATAAGTCCATACCCCCTGCTACCACTAACTCAACACCCACTGTTATCAAG GATTCACCTTTGTTGGCCTCATCAAATTCATGCAACATGCAAAGTCAAGCAACGACATATGCCCGATTGGCAGAGTCTGCTATCATCAAGAACAGTTTAGCTGCAAGTAGTACTGAACCCCAGAAGATTAAACCTGAACTGCAGCATACTGTCTTGCCAATTTCCGCTGAAAGCGCTGGACTCTTACCAAATCGTAGCG CTGATGTGAAAGGATCCGACATAGTTCTAGAAGCAATCGTGGAGGCAGAAGTAGCTCACAATGCCAAGGAATTCTTTTCACAACCCCAAAATCAAACATGA
- the LOC114925804 gene encoding uncharacterized protein, which translates to MAVGDFNEIVAPDESTGAYFSSHRASLLATTLDDCELFDLKVTGRRYTWYRAVQAGRDLAKRLDRAIVNEAWMTMFPEGYSEILSRLHSNHCPILVRCHGSPRVKGSRPFRFQAAWATHPSYKHVISKAWNQEFGGVTERLKMVQQASLDFNSKIFGNIFMRKNKLEYQIDQIQRRLEVTDVLSLRIKEAELREDYNRLLLQEELFWYQKSREQWVKKEIGMEKGFSSEKSEKMGRIVTETEARQRTRLRKRWWVGRTCGD; encoded by the exons ATGGccgttggtgattttaatgagattgtgGCACCAGATGAGAGTACAggtgcttatttttcttctcacagAGCTAGTCTATTAGCTACTACTCTGGATGACTGTGAGCTCTTTGATCTTAAAGTGACTGGTAGGAGATATACTTGGTATAGAGCAGTTCAGGCTGGCAGGGACTTGGCTAAAAGATTGGATAGAGCTATAGTTAATGAGGCGTGGATGACAATGTTTCCTGAGGGTTATTCTGAAATTCTTAGCAGGCTTCATTCTAATCATTGTCCTATTTTAGTTCGTTGTCATGGTAGCCCCAGAGTGAAAGGTTCACGTCCTTTTAGGTTTCAAGCTGCGTGGGCAACACATCCTTCTTATAAACATGTTATTAGTAAGGCTTGGAATCAAGAGTTTGGAGGCGTTACCGAAAGGCTTAAGATGGTTCAACAGGCTTCTTTGGACTTCAACtcaaagatttttggaaatatttttatGCGAAAAAATAAGCTGGAATATCAGATTGATCAGATTCAACGGCGTTTGGAGGTTACCGATGTGTTATCTCTGAGAATTAAAGAAGCTGAACTGAGGGAAGATTACAATAGGCTTTTGTTGCAAGAGGAACTTTTTTGGTACCAGAAATCTAGAGAGCAGTGGGTCAA GAAGGAAATTGGAATGGAGAAGGGTTTTTCTTCTGAGAAGTCTGAGAAGATGGGCAGAATCGTGACGGAGACAGAGGCCAGGCAACGAACACGACTCAGAAAACGGTGGTGGGTTGGAAGAACCTGTGGCGACTAG
- the LOC112770866 gene encoding carotenoid 9,10(9',10')-cleavage dioxygenase 1 isoform X1, which translates to MEEEKKRNGIVSVEPKPSNSFTSKVIDLLEKLLVKLMYDTSLPHHYLTGNFAPLPDETPPTKDLPLTGHLPDCLNGEFVRVGPNPKFSPVAGYHWFDGDGMIHGLRIKDGKATYVSRFVKTSRLKQEEYFGGAKFMKIGDLKGLFGLLMVNMQMLRAKLKVLDLSFGNGTANTALIYHHGKLLALSEADKPYAIKVFEDGDLQTLGLLDYDKRLGHSFTAHPKVDPFTGEMFTFGYSHTPPYITYRVISKDGFMHDPVPITIAEPIMMHDFAITENYAIFMDLPLYFRPKEMVKNKTLIFTFDSTKKARFGVLPRYAKDEKHIRWFELPNCFIFHNANAWEEEDEVVLITCRLKNPDLDMVSGTVKEKLENFSNELYEMRFNMKSGEASQKKLSASAVDFPRVNESYTGRKQRYVYGTTLDSIAKVTGIIKFDLHAEPDSGKTKLEVGGNVQGLYDLGPGRFGSEAVFVPRIPGTTSEEDDGYLICFVHDENTGKSFVHVIDAKTMSADPVAVVELPHRVPYGFHAFFVTEDQLQEQA; encoded by the exons atggaggaagagaagaagaggaacgGGATAGTTTCGGTTGAACCAAAACCGAGCAATAGTTTCACGTCAAAAGTGATAGACTTGTTGGAGAAGCTTCTAGTGAAGTTGATGTATGACACTTCACTCCCACATCACTACCTCACTGGTAATTTCGCACCTCTTCCCGATGAAACCCCTCCGACTAAGGATCTTCCACTCACCGGCCACCTCCCG GATTGCTTGAATGGTGAGTTTGTCAGGGTTGGACCTAATCCGAAGTTTTCTCCTGTGGCCGGATATCACTG GTTTGATGGAGATGG aatgattcaTGGTTTGCGTATCAAAGATGGAAAAGCAACATATGTTTCTCGTTTTGTGAAAACTTCTCGTCTTAAACAGGAAGAGTACTTTGGAGGCGCCAAATTTATGAAG ATTGGAGATCTCAAGGGTCTGTTTGGACTGTTGATGGTTAACATGCAAATGTTGAGAGCTAAATTGAAAGTACTTGATTTGTCTTTTGGGAATGGAACAG CCAATACAGCTCTTATATATCATCACGGAAAGCTTCTAGCACTCTCAGAAGCTGATAAACCCT ATGCTATTAAAGTTTTTGAAGATGGTGATTTGCAGACACTTGGTTTGTTAGATTAtgacaagagattgggccattcTTTCACAGCTCATCCAAAAGTTGACCCATTTACTG GCGAGATGTTCACATTTGGCTATTCACATACACCACCATATATTACGTACAGAGTTATTTCAAAGGATGGTTTTATGCATGATCCTGTACCCATAACAATAGCAGAGCCTATCATGATGCATGACTTTGCCATCACAGAAAATTATGCAATATTTATGGATCTTCCTCTGTATTTTAGGCCAAAG GAAATGGTAAAGAATAAGACATTGATATTCACATTTGATTCGACCAAGAAAGCTCGATTTGGGGTCCTACCTCGGTATGCTAAGGATGAGAAGCATATTAGGTGGTTCGAGCTTCCAAACTGCTTCATATTCCACAATG CTAATGCatgggaggaggaggatgaggttGTTTTGATCACATGCCGCCTTAAGAATCCAGATCTGGACATGGTCAGCGGAACTGTCAAGGAAAAGCTTGAAAATTTCTCAAATGAACT GTATGAAATGCGATTTAACATGAAATCTGGCGAAGCTTCTCAAAAGAAACTATCTGCATCTGCTGTTGATTTTCCCAGGGTGAATGAAAGCTACACTGGCAG GAAGCAACGATATGTATATGGAACCACATTAGACAGCATTGCAAAAGTTACTggaattattaaatttgatttgcATGCCGAACCGGACTCTGGGAAAACAAAGCTTGAAGTCGGAGGAAATGTTCAGGGTCTCTACGACTTGGGACCCGGGAGGTTTGGTTCCGAGGCTGTTTTTGTCCCACGTATCCCTGGGACAACTTCTGAAGAAGACGATGGATACTTGATCTGTTTTGTACATGATGAGAATACTGG AAAATCGTTCGTGCATGTCATCGATGCTAAAACAATGTCAGCAGATCCTGTTGCTGTTGTTGAGCTGCCGCATAGAGTTCCTTATGGTTTCCACGCCTTCTTTGTGACAGAG GACCAACTGCAAGAACAGGCGTAA
- the LOC112770866 gene encoding carotenoid 9,10(9',10')-cleavage dioxygenase 1 isoform X2 has product MEEEKKRNGIVSVEPKPSNSFTSKVIDLLEKLLVKLMYDTSLPHHYLTGNFAPLPDETPPTKDLPLTGHLPDCLNGEFVRVGPNPKFSPVAGYHWFDGDGMIHGLRIKDGKATYVSRFVKTSRLKQEEYFGGAKFMKIGDLKGLFGLLMVNMQMLRAKLKVLDLSFGNGTANTALIYHHGKLLALSEADKPYAIKVFEDGDLQTLGLLDYDKRLGHSFTAHPKVDPFTGEMFTFGYSHTPPYITYRVISKDGFMHDPVPITIAEPIMMHDFAITENYEMVKNKTLIFTFDSTKKARFGVLPRYAKDEKHIRWFELPNCFIFHNANAWEEEDEVVLITCRLKNPDLDMVSGTVKEKLENFSNELYEMRFNMKSGEASQKKLSASAVDFPRVNESYTGRKQRYVYGTTLDSIAKVTGIIKFDLHAEPDSGKTKLEVGGNVQGLYDLGPGRFGSEAVFVPRIPGTTSEEDDGYLICFVHDENTGKSFVHVIDAKTMSADPVAVVELPHRVPYGFHAFFVTEDQLQEQA; this is encoded by the exons atggaggaagagaagaagaggaacgGGATAGTTTCGGTTGAACCAAAACCGAGCAATAGTTTCACGTCAAAAGTGATAGACTTGTTGGAGAAGCTTCTAGTGAAGTTGATGTATGACACTTCACTCCCACATCACTACCTCACTGGTAATTTCGCACCTCTTCCCGATGAAACCCCTCCGACTAAGGATCTTCCACTCACCGGCCACCTCCCG GATTGCTTGAATGGTGAGTTTGTCAGGGTTGGACCTAATCCGAAGTTTTCTCCTGTGGCCGGATATCACTG GTTTGATGGAGATGG aatgattcaTGGTTTGCGTATCAAAGATGGAAAAGCAACATATGTTTCTCGTTTTGTGAAAACTTCTCGTCTTAAACAGGAAGAGTACTTTGGAGGCGCCAAATTTATGAAG ATTGGAGATCTCAAGGGTCTGTTTGGACTGTTGATGGTTAACATGCAAATGTTGAGAGCTAAATTGAAAGTACTTGATTTGTCTTTTGGGAATGGAACAG CCAATACAGCTCTTATATATCATCACGGAAAGCTTCTAGCACTCTCAGAAGCTGATAAACCCT ATGCTATTAAAGTTTTTGAAGATGGTGATTTGCAGACACTTGGTTTGTTAGATTAtgacaagagattgggccattcTTTCACAGCTCATCCAAAAGTTGACCCATTTACTG GCGAGATGTTCACATTTGGCTATTCACATACACCACCATATATTACGTACAGAGTTATTTCAAAGGATGGTTTTATGCATGATCCTGTACCCATAACAATAGCAGAGCCTATCATGATGCATGACTTTGCCATCACAGAAAATTAT GAAATGGTAAAGAATAAGACATTGATATTCACATTTGATTCGACCAAGAAAGCTCGATTTGGGGTCCTACCTCGGTATGCTAAGGATGAGAAGCATATTAGGTGGTTCGAGCTTCCAAACTGCTTCATATTCCACAATG CTAATGCatgggaggaggaggatgaggttGTTTTGATCACATGCCGCCTTAAGAATCCAGATCTGGACATGGTCAGCGGAACTGTCAAGGAAAAGCTTGAAAATTTCTCAAATGAACT GTATGAAATGCGATTTAACATGAAATCTGGCGAAGCTTCTCAAAAGAAACTATCTGCATCTGCTGTTGATTTTCCCAGGGTGAATGAAAGCTACACTGGCAG GAAGCAACGATATGTATATGGAACCACATTAGACAGCATTGCAAAAGTTACTggaattattaaatttgatttgcATGCCGAACCGGACTCTGGGAAAACAAAGCTTGAAGTCGGAGGAAATGTTCAGGGTCTCTACGACTTGGGACCCGGGAGGTTTGGTTCCGAGGCTGTTTTTGTCCCACGTATCCCTGGGACAACTTCTGAAGAAGACGATGGATACTTGATCTGTTTTGTACATGATGAGAATACTGG AAAATCGTTCGTGCATGTCATCGATGCTAAAACAATGTCAGCAGATCCTGTTGCTGTTGTTGAGCTGCCGCATAGAGTTCCTTATGGTTTCCACGCCTTCTTTGTGACAGAG GACCAACTGCAAGAACAGGCGTAA
- the LOC112770866 gene encoding carotenoid 9,10(9',10')-cleavage dioxygenase 1 isoform X3, translating to MIHGLRIKDGKATYVSRFVKTSRLKQEEYFGGAKFMKIGDLKGLFGLLMVNMQMLRAKLKVLDLSFGNGTANTALIYHHGKLLALSEADKPYAIKVFEDGDLQTLGLLDYDKRLGHSFTAHPKVDPFTGEMFTFGYSHTPPYITYRVISKDGFMHDPVPITIAEPIMMHDFAITENYAIFMDLPLYFRPKEMVKNKTLIFTFDSTKKARFGVLPRYAKDEKHIRWFELPNCFIFHNANAWEEEDEVVLITCRLKNPDLDMVSGTVKEKLENFSNELYEMRFNMKSGEASQKKLSASAVDFPRVNESYTGRKQRYVYGTTLDSIAKVTGIIKFDLHAEPDSGKTKLEVGGNVQGLYDLGPGRFGSEAVFVPRIPGTTSEEDDGYLICFVHDENTGKSFVHVIDAKTMSADPVAVVELPHRVPYGFHAFFVTEDQLQEQA from the exons atgattcaTGGTTTGCGTATCAAAGATGGAAAAGCAACATATGTTTCTCGTTTTGTGAAAACTTCTCGTCTTAAACAGGAAGAGTACTTTGGAGGCGCCAAATTTATGAAG ATTGGAGATCTCAAGGGTCTGTTTGGACTGTTGATGGTTAACATGCAAATGTTGAGAGCTAAATTGAAAGTACTTGATTTGTCTTTTGGGAATGGAACAG CCAATACAGCTCTTATATATCATCACGGAAAGCTTCTAGCACTCTCAGAAGCTGATAAACCCT ATGCTATTAAAGTTTTTGAAGATGGTGATTTGCAGACACTTGGTTTGTTAGATTAtgacaagagattgggccattcTTTCACAGCTCATCCAAAAGTTGACCCATTTACTG GCGAGATGTTCACATTTGGCTATTCACATACACCACCATATATTACGTACAGAGTTATTTCAAAGGATGGTTTTATGCATGATCCTGTACCCATAACAATAGCAGAGCCTATCATGATGCATGACTTTGCCATCACAGAAAATTATGCAATATTTATGGATCTTCCTCTGTATTTTAGGCCAAAG GAAATGGTAAAGAATAAGACATTGATATTCACATTTGATTCGACCAAGAAAGCTCGATTTGGGGTCCTACCTCGGTATGCTAAGGATGAGAAGCATATTAGGTGGTTCGAGCTTCCAAACTGCTTCATATTCCACAATG CTAATGCatgggaggaggaggatgaggttGTTTTGATCACATGCCGCCTTAAGAATCCAGATCTGGACATGGTCAGCGGAACTGTCAAGGAAAAGCTTGAAAATTTCTCAAATGAACT GTATGAAATGCGATTTAACATGAAATCTGGCGAAGCTTCTCAAAAGAAACTATCTGCATCTGCTGTTGATTTTCCCAGGGTGAATGAAAGCTACACTGGCAG GAAGCAACGATATGTATATGGAACCACATTAGACAGCATTGCAAAAGTTACTggaattattaaatttgatttgcATGCCGAACCGGACTCTGGGAAAACAAAGCTTGAAGTCGGAGGAAATGTTCAGGGTCTCTACGACTTGGGACCCGGGAGGTTTGGTTCCGAGGCTGTTTTTGTCCCACGTATCCCTGGGACAACTTCTGAAGAAGACGATGGATACTTGATCTGTTTTGTACATGATGAGAATACTGG AAAATCGTTCGTGCATGTCATCGATGCTAAAACAATGTCAGCAGATCCTGTTGCTGTTGTTGAGCTGCCGCATAGAGTTCCTTATGGTTTCCACGCCTTCTTTGTGACAGAG GACCAACTGCAAGAACAGGCGTAA